One Clavibacter zhangzhiyongii genomic region harbors:
- a CDS encoding fumarylacetoacetate hydrolase family protein, translating into MKFAHLLADDGVTPRLAAIVSEGEALFLDEVLDDSPRDLQDLIERGDDEMARVRATVERAVATRTSTTPVDGLTHASAVLRPPAVYAVGLNYSAHAEELNITSASAPTVFALWPNSLAGHEGTTSWPRSLSEEVDYEVELGVIIGRAARDVSEADALDHVFGYTVVNDITARNLQFSEQQWSRCKSFDGFSPTGPVVVTRDEVPDPQDLRITTVLDGETVQDGRTSGMVRTVARLVSYLSTSSTLQPGTLISTGTTSGAGYSRDPQIFLKDGSTVTVTVEGIGALTTHTRIL; encoded by the coding sequence ATGAAGTTCGCCCACCTGCTCGCCGACGACGGCGTGACCCCCCGACTGGCCGCCATCGTCTCCGAGGGCGAGGCGCTCTTCCTCGACGAGGTGCTGGACGACTCCCCCCGCGACCTGCAGGACCTCATCGAGCGCGGCGACGACGAGATGGCCCGCGTCCGCGCGACCGTCGAGCGCGCCGTCGCCACCCGCACCAGCACCACGCCCGTGGACGGCCTCACGCACGCCTCCGCGGTGCTCCGCCCGCCGGCCGTCTACGCCGTGGGCCTCAACTACTCCGCGCACGCCGAGGAGCTCAACATCACGAGCGCCTCCGCCCCCACCGTCTTCGCGCTCTGGCCCAACTCGCTCGCGGGCCACGAGGGCACCACGAGCTGGCCGCGCTCGCTCAGCGAGGAGGTCGACTACGAGGTCGAGCTCGGCGTCATCATCGGCCGCGCCGCGCGCGACGTGTCGGAGGCCGACGCCCTCGACCACGTCTTCGGCTACACGGTCGTCAACGACATCACGGCCCGCAACCTCCAGTTCTCGGAGCAGCAGTGGAGCCGCTGCAAGAGCTTCGACGGCTTCTCCCCCACGGGTCCCGTCGTCGTCACGCGCGACGAGGTGCCGGATCCGCAGGACCTCCGCATCACCACGGTCCTCGACGGCGAGACGGTGCAGGACGGCCGCACGAGCGGCATGGTGCGCACGGTCGCGCGCCTCGTCTCCTACCTCTCCACCTCCTCCACGCTGCAGCCGGGCACGCTCATCTCCACGGGCACGACGAGCGGCGCCGGGTACTCGCGCGACCCGCAGATCTTCCTGAAGGACGGCAGCACGGTCACCGTCACCGTCGAGGGCATCGGCGCGCTGACCACGCACACGCGCATCCTCTGA
- a CDS encoding apolipoprotein A1/A4/E family protein — translation MINRLLFLLGIGTGYVLGARAGRARYERIARTSRTVWSSEPVQRGVRQAQTVLDEKGPVVVERTVETAREVADFVGHAVQGAAVAVGRTAHTVGERIGTTTSDVAGRVGSTTQDIAGKVGSTTQDIAGRVGDTAKDLGTRTADQTKHVVDRVGQQATEIGHRVAETAEDVRGRVVETAEEARTRVQATAEDLRERGEEAGRRAVFTAAEARDEALASFDDEDETGPVVIPDTGAALAGEQDASADGAEDDADEDLDTLGPDDLGEPADADEEPASAAPAPVPAPAKPKAAAKKSAPKPKAAPKPADAAHVPTPSDIAGSVHREEPAHAAPADDATGTTPARTSGDDA, via the coding sequence ATGATCAACCGTCTCCTCTTCCTGCTCGGCATCGGCACCGGCTACGTCCTCGGCGCGCGCGCCGGACGCGCGCGCTACGAGCGCATCGCCCGCACGTCGCGCACCGTCTGGTCGAGCGAGCCCGTGCAGCGCGGCGTCCGCCAGGCGCAGACCGTGCTCGACGAGAAGGGCCCGGTCGTCGTCGAGCGCACGGTCGAGACCGCCCGCGAGGTCGCGGACTTCGTCGGTCACGCGGTCCAGGGCGCCGCGGTCGCCGTCGGCCGCACCGCCCACACCGTGGGCGAGCGCATCGGCACCACCACGAGCGACGTCGCCGGCCGCGTCGGCAGCACCACCCAGGACATCGCGGGCAAGGTCGGCAGCACCACCCAGGACATCGCGGGCCGCGTCGGCGACACCGCCAAGGACCTCGGCACGCGCACCGCGGACCAGACCAAGCACGTCGTCGACCGCGTCGGCCAGCAGGCCACCGAGATCGGGCACCGCGTCGCGGAGACCGCCGAGGACGTCCGAGGCCGCGTCGTCGAGACCGCCGAGGAGGCGCGCACGCGTGTCCAGGCCACGGCGGAGGACCTGCGCGAGCGCGGCGAGGAGGCCGGCCGTCGCGCCGTCTTCACCGCGGCCGAGGCCCGCGACGAGGCGCTCGCCTCCTTCGACGACGAGGACGAGACCGGCCCCGTCGTCATCCCGGACACCGGCGCCGCCCTCGCCGGCGAGCAGGACGCGTCCGCCGACGGCGCCGAGGACGACGCCGACGAGGACCTCGACACGCTCGGCCCCGACGACCTCGGCGAGCCGGCCGACGCGGACGAGGAGCCCGCCTCCGCGGCGCCCGCTCCCGTGCCCGCCCCGGCGAAGCCGAAGGCCGCCGCGAAGAAGTCCGCGCCGAAGCCGAAGGCGGCCCCGAAGCCGGCCGACGCCGCGCACGTCCCCACGCCGTCCGACATCGCCGGATCCGTGCACCGCGAGGAGCCCGCGCACGCCGCCCCCGCGGACGACGCGACCGGCACCACGCCGGCCCGCACCTCCGGCGACGACGCCTGA
- a CDS encoding aspartate ammonia-lyase: MTPVSPNDDRIPHPDGHPVRTETDSLGSLDVPADAYWGIHTARALENFPISLRPLSVYPEFVVALAQVKQAAARANVQIGVLDARKAKQIDEVCSEIIAGELHDQFVVGVIQGGAGTSTNMNTNEVIANRALEKAGHALGDYRHMHPLDDVNRSQSTNDTYPTALKVALIHSLLQTLDELDLLRLSFLTKGAQFSQVLKVGRTQLQDAVPMTLGQEFHGFATTLEEDHARLGELVPLLSEINLGATAIGTGITADPNYAAAVRGHLSAITGYTLVTASDLIEATSDAGVFMTLSSTLKRAAIKLSKICNDLRLLSSGPQAGLGEINLPPRQAGSSIMPGKVNPVIPEVVNQVAFSIAGADVTVTMAAEGGQLQLNAFEPVIAHSLLQSLSWLRNAARTLRVNCIDGITANTERLAAQVESSVGVVTALTPYIGYAASSSLAKTALMTSASIPDLVVEAGLMTRAQVEKILAPDRLSGLEPVTAAMSVITPEMLAAHAAEEGGQAD, encoded by the coding sequence ATGACACCAGTGAGCCCGAACGACGACCGCATCCCGCACCCGGACGGCCACCCCGTCCGCACCGAGACCGACAGCCTGGGGAGCCTCGACGTCCCCGCCGACGCCTACTGGGGGATCCACACGGCGCGCGCCCTCGAGAACTTCCCCATCAGCCTGCGGCCGTTGAGCGTCTACCCCGAGTTCGTGGTCGCGCTCGCGCAGGTGAAGCAGGCCGCGGCCCGCGCGAACGTGCAGATCGGCGTGCTCGACGCGCGGAAGGCGAAGCAGATCGACGAGGTCTGCTCCGAGATCATCGCGGGCGAGCTGCACGACCAGTTCGTGGTCGGCGTGATCCAGGGCGGCGCCGGCACGAGCACCAACATGAACACCAACGAGGTCATCGCGAACCGCGCCCTCGAGAAGGCCGGCCATGCGCTCGGCGACTACCGGCACATGCACCCGCTCGACGACGTGAACCGCAGCCAGTCGACGAACGACACGTACCCGACCGCGCTCAAGGTCGCGCTCATCCACTCGCTCCTGCAGACGCTCGACGAGCTGGACCTGCTGCGCCTGTCGTTCCTCACCAAGGGCGCGCAGTTCTCGCAGGTGCTGAAGGTCGGCCGCACGCAGCTCCAGGACGCCGTGCCCATGACGCTCGGGCAGGAGTTCCACGGCTTCGCGACCACGCTCGAGGAGGACCACGCGCGGCTCGGCGAGCTCGTGCCGCTGCTGTCGGAGATCAACCTCGGCGCGACGGCGATCGGCACGGGCATCACGGCGGATCCGAACTACGCGGCGGCCGTGCGCGGCCACCTCAGCGCCATCACGGGCTACACGCTCGTGACCGCGAGCGACCTCATCGAGGCGACGAGCGACGCGGGCGTCTTCATGACGCTCTCCTCGACCCTCAAGCGCGCCGCCATCAAGCTGTCGAAGATCTGCAACGACCTGCGGCTGCTCTCGTCGGGTCCGCAGGCGGGGCTCGGCGAGATCAACCTGCCGCCGCGGCAGGCCGGCTCGAGCATCATGCCCGGCAAGGTGAACCCCGTGATCCCCGAGGTCGTGAACCAGGTCGCGTTCTCCATCGCGGGCGCTGACGTGACGGTGACCATGGCGGCCGAGGGCGGGCAGCTGCAGCTCAACGCGTTCGAGCCGGTGATCGCGCACTCGCTCCTGCAGTCGCTGAGCTGGCTGCGGAACGCGGCGAGGACCCTGCGGGTGAACTGCATCGACGGGATCACCGCCAACACCGAGCGGCTCGCGGCGCAGGTGGAGTCGTCGGTGGGCGTCGTCACGGCGCTCACGCCGTACATCGGCTACGCGGCGTCGTCCAGCCTCGCGAAGACGGCGCTCATGACGAGCGCGTCGATCCCCGACCTCGTCGTCGAGGCGGGGCTGATGACGCGGGCGCAGGTCGAGAAGATCCTCGCGCCCGACCGGCTGTCGGGGCTCGAGCCCGTGACGGCGGCCATGTCCGTGATCACCCCGGAGATGCTCGCGGCGCACGCGGCCGAGGAGGGCGGTCAGGCCGACTGA
- a CDS encoding DUF429 domain-containing protein, protein MRRFLGIDLAWAEGTATRPARETGLACIDDAGRVLALETARGIDEVVAWVARWGAPGAVAAVDGPLLVANATGSRLAEKEVASRYGRLGISAYPSNARMPAQGAVALRRRLEDAGWTYDDGSGVARDDDARTMVECYPYTTLVGAPELGFDGMKPRYKRLAPLLPTAERRPHRAAEFRVVLDAVAGLAHADPPLDVTTHARAAALVADGPAVVERQHKHLEDLLDGLICAWTAAYWARHGTARSQVLGATDPVVDELGRRGTIIAPARPHQRAPHDPLHAPRA, encoded by the coding sequence ATGCGCCGCTTCCTCGGGATCGACCTCGCCTGGGCGGAGGGCACGGCCACCCGTCCGGCCCGCGAGACGGGGCTCGCCTGCATCGACGACGCCGGCCGCGTGCTGGCCCTCGAGACGGCCCGTGGGATCGACGAGGTGGTCGCGTGGGTGGCCCGCTGGGGCGCACCCGGCGCGGTGGCCGCGGTCGACGGCCCGCTCCTGGTCGCGAACGCGACGGGCAGCCGGCTCGCCGAGAAGGAGGTCGCGTCGCGCTACGGGCGGCTCGGGATCTCCGCGTACCCGTCGAACGCCCGCATGCCCGCGCAGGGCGCCGTCGCGCTCCGGCGCCGGCTGGAGGACGCGGGCTGGACCTACGACGACGGATCCGGCGTCGCCCGCGACGACGACGCCCGCACCATGGTCGAGTGCTACCCCTACACGACGCTCGTGGGCGCGCCCGAGCTCGGCTTCGACGGTATGAAGCCGCGGTACAAGCGACTCGCGCCGCTGCTCCCGACCGCGGAGCGGCGACCGCACCGCGCGGCCGAGTTCCGCGTCGTGCTCGACGCCGTCGCGGGGCTCGCGCACGCGGATCCGCCGCTCGACGTCACCACGCACGCGCGCGCCGCCGCCCTCGTCGCCGACGGCCCGGCCGTCGTCGAGCGGCAGCACAAGCACCTCGAGGACCTGCTCGACGGCCTCATCTGCGCGTGGACCGCCGCGTACTGGGCTCGCCATGGCACCGCGCGCTCGCAGGTCCTCGGCGCGACCGACCCGGTGGTCGACGAGCTCGGGCGGCGCGGCACGATCATCGCCCCGGCGCGGCCGCACCAGCGCGCGCCGCACGATCCGCTGCACGCCCCGAGGGCCTGA
- a CDS encoding polyprenol monophosphomannose synthase, which translates to MSSLTIVIPTYEEARNVGELLPRLAAMAAENADFRITAMIVDDSSPDGTADLARSLAPTVETDTFSVRVETREEKAGLGAAYIWAFELLLGADEPPTHILQMDADLSHDPAYITEMLRRVRAGADLVVASRYIRGGATPDWDLKRRFLSVGGNLYTRLFLGSRITDYTGGFNLYETGLLRRITPSTITTTGYGFQIEMKQRALRHATRPTEVAIVFMDRAEGESKIPSDTLVTNLLLVLRLRFGRRRD; encoded by the coding sequence TTGAGCAGCCTCACGATCGTGATCCCCACCTACGAGGAGGCGCGCAACGTCGGCGAGCTGCTGCCCCGGCTCGCGGCCATGGCGGCGGAGAACGCCGACTTCCGGATCACGGCCATGATCGTCGACGACTCCTCGCCCGACGGCACCGCCGACCTCGCCCGCTCCCTCGCACCGACCGTCGAGACGGACACCTTCTCGGTGCGCGTCGAGACCCGCGAGGAGAAGGCCGGCCTCGGCGCCGCGTACATCTGGGCCTTCGAGCTGCTGCTCGGCGCGGACGAGCCGCCCACCCACATCCTCCAGATGGACGCCGACCTCTCGCACGACCCCGCCTACATCACCGAGATGCTCCGCCGGGTGCGCGCCGGTGCCGACCTCGTGGTCGCCTCCCGCTACATCCGCGGCGGCGCGACGCCGGACTGGGACCTCAAGCGGCGCTTCCTCAGCGTGGGCGGCAACCTCTACACGCGGCTGTTCCTCGGCTCGCGCATCACCGACTACACGGGCGGCTTCAACCTCTACGAGACGGGGCTGCTGCGGCGGATCACGCCGTCGACCATCACGACCACCGGCTACGGCTTCCAGATCGAGATGAAGCAGCGGGCGCTCCGCCACGCGACGCGGCCCACCGAGGTCGCCATCGTGTTCATGGACCGGGCCGAGGGCGAGTCGAAGATCCCGAGCGACACCCTCGTGACGAACCTGCTGCTCGTGCTGCGCCTGCGCTTCGGGCGCCGCCGGGACTGA
- a CDS encoding GtrA family protein: MTKLLADRRVRFLIAGLLNTGLDFVLLNLLILGAAMPVIGANLVSVTVGITISYFLNHFFVFRHGEAVTLGRFLKFFAVTGFSSLLLQSGVIWLFERGFDTTFGRSLLTFGTSAEQEFLEINIAKATAVLIGLVWNFTLYRLVVFRTPTPGDAAAADGSPAVRAAASAD, translated from the coding sequence GTGACCAAGCTCCTCGCCGACCGCCGCGTCCGCTTCCTCATCGCCGGGCTCCTCAACACGGGCCTCGACTTCGTGCTGCTGAACCTGCTGATCCTGGGCGCCGCCATGCCGGTGATCGGGGCGAACCTCGTCTCGGTGACCGTGGGCATCACCATCTCCTACTTCCTCAACCACTTCTTCGTCTTCCGGCACGGCGAGGCCGTGACGCTCGGCCGGTTCCTCAAGTTCTTCGCGGTCACGGGCTTCAGCTCGCTGCTGCTGCAGAGCGGCGTGATCTGGCTGTTCGAGCGCGGGTTCGACACGACCTTCGGCCGGTCGCTCCTCACGTTCGGCACGAGCGCGGAGCAGGAGTTCCTGGAGATCAACATCGCGAAGGCCACGGCCGTGCTCATCGGGCTCGTGTGGAACTTCACGCTCTACCGGCTCGTGGTGTTCCGGACGCCGACGCCCGGCGACGCGGCCGCCGCCGACGGCTCCCCCGCCGTGCGCGCGGCCGCCTCCGCCGACTGA
- a CDS encoding Nramp family divalent metal transporter, translating into MTDLDPRGDVREPQESAKRWRIVGPGLVVAATGIGAGDLVATLVAGSRFGYALLWAAVLGVIIKIFLVEGAGRYSLATGRTIFEGWRSVGRWTTWYFGPYILIWGLVYGAAAMSSSALPLAALFPGVDLKVFAIACGLVGAVVVWFGRYSAFERIIAVFVGLMFVTVVGAAIVTLPNVPALLTGLVPTIPEGGLVVALSIAGGVGGTITLAAYGYWLREKGWVAPGWMKVMRIDNSVAYVMSGVFVLSMLVVGAELLYSADIALADGEGGLVQLADVLGERYGAFMTWFFLLGFFATSFSSILGVWNGVSLMFADFLGTIRGLDVEDPRRRLGGSYYRGFILWLTIPPIGLLFLDQPIGLIIAYGVLGALFMPFLAITLLVLLNTDRTPRAWRNRPLSNTVMGLSALLFVVLGVQQLVTEIGKLV; encoded by the coding sequence ATGACCGACCTCGATCCGCGCGGCGACGTCCGCGAACCCCAGGAGTCCGCGAAGCGCTGGCGCATCGTCGGGCCCGGCCTCGTGGTCGCGGCCACAGGAATCGGGGCGGGCGACCTCGTCGCCACCCTGGTGGCCGGCTCCCGCTTCGGCTACGCCCTGCTCTGGGCGGCCGTGCTCGGCGTGATCATCAAGATCTTCCTCGTCGAGGGCGCGGGCCGGTACTCGCTCGCGACCGGCCGCACGATCTTCGAGGGCTGGCGCAGCGTCGGCCGCTGGACCACGTGGTACTTCGGCCCGTACATCCTCATCTGGGGACTCGTGTACGGCGCCGCCGCCATGAGCTCCTCGGCCCTCCCGCTCGCGGCGCTGTTCCCCGGCGTCGACCTCAAGGTCTTCGCGATCGCCTGCGGCCTGGTGGGCGCCGTCGTCGTGTGGTTCGGCCGCTACTCCGCCTTCGAGAGGATCATCGCGGTCTTCGTCGGCCTCATGTTCGTGACCGTCGTGGGCGCCGCGATCGTGACACTCCCGAACGTGCCCGCCCTCCTCACGGGGCTCGTGCCCACGATCCCCGAGGGCGGCCTCGTCGTCGCGCTCAGCATCGCGGGCGGCGTCGGCGGCACCATCACGCTCGCGGCGTACGGGTACTGGCTGCGCGAGAAGGGCTGGGTGGCGCCCGGCTGGATGAAGGTCATGCGCATCGACAACTCCGTCGCCTACGTGATGAGCGGCGTCTTCGTGCTCTCGATGCTCGTGGTCGGCGCGGAGCTCCTGTACTCCGCCGACATCGCGCTGGCCGACGGCGAGGGCGGCCTCGTGCAGCTCGCCGACGTGCTGGGGGAGCGCTACGGCGCGTTCATGACGTGGTTCTTCCTGCTCGGCTTCTTCGCCACGTCGTTCTCGTCGATCCTCGGCGTGTGGAACGGCGTCTCGCTCATGTTCGCCGACTTCCTCGGCACGATCCGCGGCCTCGACGTCGAGGACCCGCGACGTCGCCTCGGCGGCAGCTACTACCGGGGCTTCATCCTCTGGCTGACGATCCCGCCCATCGGCCTGCTGTTCCTCGACCAGCCGATCGGCCTGATCATCGCGTACGGCGTGCTCGGCGCCCTGTTCATGCCGTTCCTCGCCATCACCCTGCTCGTGCTCCTCAACACCGACCGCACGCCGCGCGCGTGGCGGAACCGCCCGCTCAGCAACACGGTGATGGGCCTGTCCGCGCTCCTGTTCGTGGTGCTCGGCGTGCAGCAGCTCGTGACGGAGATCGGGAAGCTCGTCTAG
- a CDS encoding NCS2 family permease yields the protein MTEARTSSPAPETSGARGALDRFFEITKRGSTYAREVRGGVLTFVTMAYIVVLNPLILGGFSADQATLDVEGNWLQATQVGAATALTAGVMTILFGLIARLPFAFAAGLGINSFLAVSVVGEVTWSEAMGLVVVNGLVIVLLATTGLRTLIFRAVPRELKTAITVGIGLFIAFIGFVDSGFVRGTGVPASPLALGIDGSIASLPTVVFIVGLVIMGVLMARRVPGALLIGIVATTLIAIVVEQVFHIGPSNTSGATGWNLNAPVLPGAPVALPDLGLVGAFDFGAFGRIGIISSLMLVFTLVFTNFFDAMGTMTGLAKAADLSDERGDFPRLKGALVVEGFGAVAGGATSSSSNTVFIESASGIGEGARTGLASMVTGVLFLLAMFFTPLTQVVPLEVAAAALVIVGTLMASQIKDIVWTDFSVALPVFLTVVVMPLTYSIANGIGVGFLSWVLVRSLSGRAREVSPLLWIVSAGFLVFFARGPIEQLLGV from the coding sequence ATGACCGAAGCGCGCACGTCGTCCCCCGCCCCCGAGACCTCCGGAGCGCGCGGCGCGCTCGACCGGTTCTTCGAGATCACGAAGCGCGGCTCCACGTACGCGCGCGAGGTCCGCGGGGGCGTCCTGACCTTCGTGACGATGGCGTACATCGTCGTGCTCAACCCGCTGATCCTCGGCGGCTTCAGCGCGGACCAGGCCACGCTCGACGTCGAGGGGAACTGGCTGCAGGCCACGCAGGTGGGCGCCGCGACGGCCCTCACCGCGGGCGTCATGACCATCCTCTTCGGCCTCATCGCGCGCCTGCCGTTCGCGTTCGCCGCGGGCCTCGGCATCAACTCGTTCCTCGCGGTCAGCGTCGTCGGCGAGGTGACCTGGTCGGAGGCCATGGGCCTCGTCGTCGTCAACGGCCTCGTGATCGTGCTGCTCGCCACCACGGGCCTCCGCACGCTGATCTTCCGGGCGGTCCCCCGCGAGCTCAAGACCGCCATCACGGTGGGCATCGGCCTCTTCATCGCGTTCATCGGCTTCGTCGACTCCGGCTTCGTCCGCGGCACGGGCGTGCCCGCCTCGCCGCTCGCGCTCGGGATCGACGGCTCCATCGCGTCGCTGCCGACCGTGGTCTTCATCGTCGGCCTCGTGATCATGGGCGTGCTCATGGCCCGCCGCGTGCCCGGCGCGCTCCTCATCGGCATCGTCGCGACCACCCTCATCGCCATCGTCGTGGAGCAGGTCTTCCACATCGGCCCGTCGAACACCTCGGGCGCCACCGGCTGGAACCTCAACGCGCCCGTGCTGCCCGGCGCTCCCGTCGCGCTGCCGGACCTCGGCCTCGTCGGCGCCTTCGACTTCGGCGCCTTCGGCCGGATCGGCATCATCTCGAGCCTCATGCTCGTCTTCACGCTCGTCTTCACGAACTTCTTCGACGCGATGGGCACCATGACGGGCCTCGCGAAGGCGGCCGACCTCTCCGACGAGCGCGGCGACTTCCCCCGCCTCAAGGGCGCGCTGGTCGTCGAGGGCTTCGGTGCGGTCGCGGGCGGCGCCACGTCGAGCTCGTCGAACACGGTCTTCATCGAGTCGGCCTCCGGCATCGGCGAGGGCGCGCGCACGGGCCTCGCGTCGATGGTCACGGGCGTGCTCTTCCTCCTCGCCATGTTCTTCACGCCGCTCACGCAGGTCGTGCCGCTCGAGGTCGCCGCCGCCGCGCTCGTGATCGTCGGCACGCTCATGGCGTCGCAGATCAAGGACATCGTCTGGACCGACTTCTCGGTCGCGCTGCCCGTGTTCCTCACCGTCGTGGTCATGCCGCTCACGTACTCCATCGCCAACGGGATCGGCGTCGGCTTCCTCTCCTGGGTGCTCGTGCGCTCGCTCTCGGGTCGCGCGCGCGAGGTGTCGCCGCTGCTCTGGATCGTCTCGGCCGGGTTCCTCGTCTTCTTCGCGCGCGGGCCGATCGAGCAGCTGCTCGGCGTCTGA
- a CDS encoding inorganic phosphate transporter, translated as MDLTLIVVLVIVLALFFDFTNGFHDTANAMATPIATGALKPRVAVAIAAVLNLVGAFLSTEVAKTVSGGIIREGDGGVQITPVMIFAGLMGAIVWNLVTWLRGLPSSSSHALFGGLIGAAVVGAGLGSVDFGVVLSKVILPALLAPAIAGLIAYTTTKLAYSITRRSSGPNERGGFRYGQIFTSSLVALAHGTNDAQKTMGIITLTLIAGGFQAAGSGPEFWVIAVCAVAIALGTYMGGWRIIRTMGSGLTEVKPAQGFSAEASTAATILASSHLGFALSTTQVASGSVIGSGLGRRGASVRWNTVGKIALGWLLTLPSAAVVGALAALVASTGTVGFVVDAVVGVAVIVWIFWRSRRNAVDARNAIVEVDAAGFAVRGRKATKAARKAREAA; from the coding sequence GTGGATCTCACCCTCATCGTCGTCCTGGTCATCGTCCTGGCGCTGTTCTTCGACTTCACCAACGGCTTCCACGACACGGCCAACGCGATGGCCACCCCCATCGCCACGGGGGCGCTCAAGCCCCGGGTCGCGGTCGCGATCGCCGCGGTCCTCAACCTCGTCGGCGCGTTCCTCAGCACGGAGGTCGCCAAGACCGTCTCCGGCGGCATCATCCGCGAGGGCGACGGCGGCGTGCAGATCACCCCGGTGATGATCTTCGCGGGGCTGATGGGCGCCATCGTCTGGAACCTCGTCACCTGGCTCCGCGGCCTGCCGTCGAGCTCCAGCCACGCGCTGTTCGGCGGCCTCATCGGCGCGGCCGTCGTGGGCGCGGGGCTCGGCTCGGTCGACTTCGGCGTCGTGCTGTCGAAGGTCATCCTCCCGGCGCTGCTGGCCCCGGCCATCGCGGGCCTCATCGCGTACACGACCACGAAGCTCGCCTACTCGATCACGCGCCGCTCGAGCGGCCCGAACGAGCGCGGCGGCTTCCGCTACGGCCAGATCTTCACGTCGTCGCTCGTGGCCCTCGCGCACGGCACCAACGACGCGCAGAAGACCATGGGCATCATCACGCTCACGCTCATCGCGGGCGGCTTCCAGGCGGCGGGGTCCGGCCCCGAGTTCTGGGTCATCGCGGTGTGCGCGGTCGCCATCGCGCTCGGCACCTACATGGGCGGCTGGCGCATCATCCGCACGATGGGATCCGGCCTCACCGAGGTCAAGCCCGCGCAGGGCTTCAGCGCCGAGGCGTCGACCGCGGCCACGATCCTCGCGTCCAGCCACCTCGGCTTCGCGCTGTCGACCACGCAGGTCGCCTCCGGCTCCGTCATCGGCTCGGGCCTCGGCCGCCGCGGCGCGTCCGTGCGCTGGAACACGGTCGGCAAGATCGCGCTCGGCTGGCTGCTCACGCTGCCGTCGGCCGCCGTCGTGGGCGCGCTGGCCGCGCTCGTCGCGAGCACGGGCACCGTCGGCTTCGTCGTCGACGCGGTCGTCGGCGTGGCCGTGATCGTCTGGATCTTCTGGCGCTCCCGCCGCAACGCGGTCGACGCCCGCAACGCCATCGTCGAGGTCGACGCCGCCGGATTCGCGGTGCGCGGACGCAAGGCCACCAAGGCCGCCCGGAAGGCCAGGGAGGCCGCATGA